Proteins from a single region of Melanotaenia boesemani isolate fMelBoe1 chromosome 3, fMelBoe1.pri, whole genome shotgun sequence:
- the si:dkey-6e2.2 gene encoding uncharacterized protein si:dkey-6e2.2, giving the protein MSSRKRRPNWTDQESLLLAQLMQEKKEIIRGKYSTGVSIQDKRQAWEEIVQTINAAFPQVQRTVSDCNKKWENLLAKAREDIRRQKRQMNKGESLCLEQFCTVTQIVISVMNLSDMLQLEREDSSASEQMETQQNSSDKDGSYHVIYKVFANKQQMEEDLPVCPDPAIPLMEQKTNITKSVTVHCNSPHAGVCADSGEHIDTSSSTSPPSAHCTTLQERMDLEMSVLRRQEAVLKLQQEYYTLKIRLMKKQMEESAQKN; this is encoded by the exons ATGTCCAGCAGGAAGAGGAGACCTAACTGGACAGACCAAGAAAGTCTTCTTCTTGCTCAGTTAatgcaggaaaagaaagaaattatcaGAGGGAAGTACAGCACTGGGGTATCAATTCAAGACAAGAGACAAGCTTGGGAAGAGATTGTCCAAACCATCAATGCTGCCTTTCCACAGGTTCAACGTACAGTTTCTGACTGTaacaaaaaatgggaaaatctGCTGGCAAAGGCAAGGGAGGACATCAGACGACAGAAAAGGCAGATGAATAAAG GTGAATCACTGTGTCTTGAACAGTTCTGTACTGTGACTCAAATTGTTATTTCTGTGATGAACCTCTCAGACATGCTGCAGCTAGAAAGAGAGGACTCTTCTGCCTCAGAGCAAATGGAAACTCAACAAAACAG ttctgataAAGATGGAAGTTATCATGTTATATATAAAGTTTTTGCAAACAAGCAACAGATGGAGGAGGACCTCCCCGTCTGTCCAGATCCTGCCATCCCTTTaatggaacaaaaaacaaatatcacCAAATCAGTCACAGTACATTGTAATAGTCCACATGCTGGAGTCTGTGCTGACTCTGGAGAACATATTGATACTTCTAGCTCTACTTCTCCACCATCGGCGCACTGCACAACATTACAGGAGCGAATGGATTTGGAAATGTCTGTGTTGAGAAGACAAGAGGCAGTTCTCAAGCTCCAACAAGAATATTACACACTTAAAATTAGGCTGATGAAGAAACAAATGGAAGAATCAGCTCAAAAGAACTGA